A segment of the Mangrovimonas sp. YM274 genome:
AAGATATCTCCAGCATTTTGAAAGCCCATCAATTTCTTTTGGAGATCCAAACCATTAATGCCACTCCCAAGGATTACAAAAACATAGACGAACAATATCAAGCCATTTTTGGTGAATATGGTATTTATGAGCAAACCGTTCCGCTTCAGATTGCTTATGGAAATTTTCTGGCCTTTTACAAACATGATCCCGAAACCGCCAGTAAATTCCTAAAAAAATCACTTCAATTGGAGCTTTCAGATTTCCAAGAAGCTACTGTAAAATTAAAACTTGCCGATATTTTGGTGTATCAGGAAAAATTCAACGAGGCTTTGATTTTCTATTCCCAAATTCAGGCCAACCTAAAAAACAGTACTATCTCCCAAGAAGCTCGCTTTAATGTAGCCAAGACCAGTTATTACAAGGGTGATTTTGAATGGGCCGAATCACAACTAAAAATCCTGAAATCCTCAACGTCACAACTTATAGCCAATGATGCGTTAGACCTTAAATTATTGATTTCAGACAATAAATACGAAGACTCCCTTCATGTTGCCCTTAAGCTTTACGCCAAAGCCGATTTGATGGCCTTTCAAAACAAAACAGACGAAGCCATAACATTATTGGACAAAATACTTGCCGAACACAAAGGAGAAAGCATAGAAGACCAAGCCTTGTTCAAACAAGCGCAACTATTTGAAAAGAAAAAGCAATTTGAAAAAGCTGCCAACAATTACCAAGTGATCATTGCCAATTACCGCGACGACATTTTGGCAGATGATGCCTACTACTATTTAGCGGAACTCTACACCAACCAACTAGGACAACCGGAAAAGGCAAAAGAGCTTTACGAAAAAATCATTTTCAATCATGAAGACAGCATCTATTTTGTAGAAGCCAGAAAGAAATTTAGAATGCTTCGTGGAGATGCTATCAATTAATTACACCCACCTCCTTTTCCTACCAAACAATTCACAGATATCCGCTTAGAATTACAAAAATTAGGCTTATCTTATGAAAAAAGAACAAAAGCCTTTGAAGATGATAGGGAACTCCTGTTATTTGCAAAAAAATACCTAAACTATGATTATCTACAACGTCACAACACATATTGATGAGACCATACAAGAAGAATGGTTGGAATGGATAAAATCTGAACACATCCCACAGGTATTGGCCACAGGAAAATTTAAAGAAGCAAAACTAACCAGGGTTTTGGTCGAAGAGGAAAAAGGGGGCCTCACATTTTCCATTCAATATAGAGCTTTGTCCAGAAAGGCATTGGACGAATACTATGAAGTGTTTGCCATGCAGTTGCGCAATGAAGGACTCAAAAGGTTTGCCGATAAAATGCTTGCCTTTAGAACCGAATTGGAAATCATTGATGAATATTCGGTAGATTTTAGTTAATTCCTGTTCCAAGCAAAGCTCCAATTAATTCATTACACCTCCGGTAAAATACTTATAAAACAATTGCGTTTATGGCACATCAACATCAGGTAAAAGCAAAGAAACATTTAGGACAGCACTTTTTAACCGACGAGTCCATAGCCGAAAAAATTGCAGACTCCTTATCATTGCAAGGGTACAAACACGTCCTTGAGATAGGTCCAGGTATGGGAGTGCTTACCAAGTACCTCTTAAAAAAAGACATCACCACACATGTTATTGAAATTGACACGGAATCTGTTGAATACCTAAAAAGCCACTATCTCCACCTTTCAGACCGTGTTATCGAACAGGACTTTTTAAAATATGATCTTACCAAGGTTTTTGGAAATGAGCCCTTCGCCATAATTGGTAATTATCCATACAATATTTCATCGCAAATTGTGTTCAAAGCATTGAACATGCGAGACCAGATTCCTGAATTTTCGGGCATGTTCCAAAAAGAAGTAGCGCTGCGAATTTGCTCTAAAGAAGGCAGTAAAGTTTACGGCATCCTATCGGTACTTACACAAGCTTTTTACGATGCCGAATACTTATTTACTGTACCGCCCACAGTTTTCAATCCACCACCAAAAGTAGATTCTGGAGTATTGCTTCTAAAACGCAAGGAAAATTACACGCTACCTGTTGATGAAGCCCTCTTCTTTAAGGTCGTAAAAACCGCTTTCCAACAACGCAGAAAAACACTGCGCAACAGTTTAAAAACACTCATTTCTTCAGATAATTTAAAAGCAAATGTTATATTTGGCAAGCGCCCCGAACAAATCAATGTTCAAGAGTTTATCGAACTCACATCCCTAATTGAAAACCAATAACATAGATCGCGTTGTCCGAAGATAGAGAGCACATACAATTTGAACTGACAGATGAACTGATAGCACAGGTTGAGCAACTCATTGAAGACCAAAACAACAAGGAGCTGCGCAAACTATTAAAAGAGTTTCACTATGCTGATATTGCTGAAATTCTAGATGAGTTAGATCTGGAAGAGGCTATATATATCATCAAATTGCTCGATTCTGAAACCACATCCGATGTGTTGATGGAATTGGATGAGGACAATAGGGAAAAAGTTTTAAAAAACCTTTCCGCCAAGGAAATTGCCGAAGAAATTGAAGAGCTCGACACCGATGATGCCGCCGATATTCTAGCAGAACTTTCCGAAGAACGTCAGCAAGAGGTAATATCCAACATTGAAGACGAAGAGCACAAAGCAGAAATCACTGAGCTTTTAGCATATGACGAAGATACTGCCGGTGGTTTAATGGCTAAAGAGCTCGTTAAGGTCTATGCCACCTGGACCGTTGCAGGGTGTTTACGACGTATCCGTGGTCAGGCCGAAAATGTCACTAGGGTGCATTCCATTTACGTAGTGGACAAACAGGAAAAACTCATTGGCCGTCTTTCGCTTAAAGATTTGATTACCGCCAAAAGCGATCAAAAAATTGCCGACATCTACATTAAAAACGTGGATTATGTCCATGTTCAAGAAGACGTAGAAGAAGTGGCCAAAGTGATGCAAAAATACGATTTGGAGGCCATCCCAGTAGTCGATGACAACCAGATATTATTGGGACGTATTACCATTGATGACATTGTAGATGTCATCCGTGAAGAAGCCGATAAAGACTACCAGTTGGCGGCCGGTATCTCTCAAGACGTTGAAGCCGATGATACCATCTTTGAATTGACCAAAGCACGTTTACCTTGGTTGTTAATAGGTATGTTTGGAGGATTGGGAGCAGCGACCATCATTTCAGGCTTCCAAACGGCCATGGAAAAATATACCATCCTGCTATCCTTTGTTCCGCTTATTCAAGCGACAGCAGGAAACGTTGGGGTGCAATCGTCAGCCATTGTGGTACAAGGATTGGCTAATGACACCGTAAAAGGAAAAATAGTAAGACGCCTCTTCAAAGAATTCCTATTGGGCTTGGTAAATGGTGTTGGTATTGCCATGATTGTTTTGCCAATTAGCCATTTCTTTTTTGGAACCCCTTATTTGGTCTCCATTACCATTTGCGTAGCCTTGATTACCGTTATTGTAATTGCCGCGCTTGTAGGTACCTTCATCCCAATATTTCTGGATAAACGTGGTATAGATCCCGCTGTAGCGACGGGACCATTTATCACCACTAGTAATGATATTTTTGGAATCTTAATTTACTTCCTAATCGCTAAAATGATTTTAGGTTTTTAATACCCATTATGAACATCCTTCACCTCGATACCAATCACCCCTTGTTAATTGAACAACTCAATGATTTAGGATTCATTAACCATGAAGATTACTCCTCTTCAAAAACCGAGATTGAATCCAAAATTAAGGACTATGAAGGTATCGTCATAAGAAGTAGATTTACCATTGACCAGCAATTTTTAGATACTGCAACAAACTTAAAGTTCATTGGTCGTGTTGGTGCTGGATTGGAGAATATAGATTGTGATTATGCCGAGCAAAAAGGCATTTCATTAATTGCTGCACCTGAAGGCAACCGAAACGCTGTAGGTGAACAGGCCTTGGGGATGCTCCTTTCGCTATTCAACAACCTCAATAAAGCTGATGCTGAAGTGCGCCAAGGCAAATGGCTTCGCGAAGCCAATAGAGGCTTGGAACTTGACGGAAAAACCGTAGGCATTATTGGTTATGGCAACATGGGAAAAGCCTTCGCAAAAAAACTGAGAGGTTTTGAAGTAGATGTCTTGTGCTACGACATTCAAGCTGGTGTAGGCGACAACAATGCAGAACAAGTTCCTCTTGAAGTGTTCTGCAAACAAGTAGATGTGGTGAGTCTGCATACCCCACAAACACCACTCACTCTAGGCATGATTGACAAAGCATTCATTAAAAAATTCAAAAAGCCATTTTGGTTTATCAACACTGCCCGTGGCAAGAGTGTGGTAACCGAAGATTTGGTAGATGCCCTAAAAACAGGGAACATATTGGGTGCAGGTTTGGATGTTTTGGAATATGAAAAAGCTTCTTTTGAAAATCTGTTTTTAGAAGAAATGCCCGAAGCCTTTAAATACTTGATACAGGCCCAAAACGTGCTACTTACGCCTCACATTGCTGGTTGGACCATTGAAAGTAAAGAGAAGTTGGCACAAACCATTGTTGACAAAATCAAAGCTGAATTTTACTAAACCTCATTTCATTCCTCTGGTAGAATTACTACTTTTTATACTATCTTTAGTTGCATATAACACGACAGAATTCCAATATGCAATATAAAGCTACCTCTCCCGAAGACTATATCAATCAAGTACCGGAAGAACGTAAGGACATTTTAAAAGCCTTACGACAGACCATCAAAGATAACCTTCCCAAAGGATTCGAGGAAGGCATCCAATACGGTATGATAGGTTATTATGTTCCTCATAGCATATATCCCAAAGGTTATCATTGCACCCCCGAGGAACCATTGCCATTTATGAGTGTCGCTTCTCAAAAAAATTCCATCAACCTATACCATAGTGGCATTTATGCTGTCCCCGAAATTCACGAATGGTTTGTAAAAGAATATCCCAAATACAGCAAATACAAATTAGATATGGGTAAAAGCTGCATTCGGTTTAAGCGCATCAACGAAATTCCTCTCCAACTTATAGCCGAACTATGTCATAAAATGACTCCAGAAGAATGGATTTCGGTATATGAAAATGCCTTGAAGAAAAAATAATCACTCAACAATCAACATATGAAAAAAAGAGTAACAGGTATTGGCGGTTTATTTTTTAAAACCGACGATCCCAACGCCACCAAAGAATGGTATAAAAAGCACCTTGGTTTCAATACCGATGATTACGGCTGTACTTTTTGGTGGAAAGACAAAGACGGCAATGATTGCTCTACCCAATGGAGCCCTTTCCCAAAAGATACCAAGTATTATGAACCTTCCCAAAAGGGTTTTATGTTCAATTATCGGGTTGAGGATTTGGAAGCTTTGTTGAAAGTTTTAAAGGAAGAAGGTGTCACCATTGTAGGGGATATGGAAACATACGACTATGGAAAATTTGCTTGGATTTTGGATAATGAAGGCAACAAAATTGAACTTTGGGAACCTATCGATCAAGCATTCCAATAACAAAACCTCATTCTCCTTTGAAACTCAAATCACACATAATCAACAAAAACGATGGTATTTTTTTAGTACTTTTAATATTCTAACCATTAATACACAAAGCTATGTCTGATGAAAAAAGTCTAGGAGACGACCTTAACGACATGTTGGGCGACGCCAAAAAAACAGCCAAAAAAGCGGCTGGCAAAGCCGAAGAATTTGGTAAAGAAGCCCAAGGTAGTGCTAAAGAATTTGGCAAAGAAGCCGAAGAAGCTACTAGGGAATTTAGAGAAAGTGCCAAAGAAGCTTTTGAAAAAACAACAGGTTCTAACAAGAAAGTGCTCGCTGGAGTATTAGCCATTTTATTAGGCGGCTTTGGTATTCATAAATTTGTGCTAAACTACACTAAAGAAGGGCTTATACTATTGTTAACAACTGTAGTTTTATCCTTATTTAGTTTTGGATTCTTAGGCTTTTTGGTTTGGGTTTTCACGGTTATAGAAGGGATCATTTACCTTACGAAAACCGACGGAGAATTCTATAAAACCTACCAATTAGGGAAAAAACCTTGGTTTTAATTGCCTAGTAAAGTTCACAATGCTATTACCCAGCACTCTCTACGTCGTTTTGTTCAGAGAGTTTTTGCTCCAACTCAGCTTGGAACTCTTCCATAACAGGGCGTACGGTACTTTCTGGCAAGTCGGCAATTTTAATGTACATCAAGCCATCCACAGCATTGTTGAAGAGAGGATCCACGTTAAAGGCCACCAACTTGGCATTTTGCTTAATGTATTTTTTCAACAATACGGGTAAACGCAAAGCCCCTGGCTCCACTTCGTCGATAATCTTGTCGAACTTGTTCAAGTCAGCTTCGGTTTCATCAAAGACAAAATCCTTGTCCGCATCCTTTAGCTTTACCTTAAACTCCTTTTTGGGGCGTACATATTGGGCTACATAAGGATCGTAGTAATGCGATTTCATAAACTCGATCATCAAGGACTTAGAGAAATTGGAAAACTGATTACTAATACTCACGCCACCAATTAAGTATTTGTGTTCAGGGAATCGCAGTGTAGTATGTACAATGCCTTTCCACAACAGGAATAATGGCATCGGTTTTTGTTGATATTCCTTAATGATGAAAGCACGTCCCATTTCTATGGACTGGCTCATCATTTTATACAATTCCGGTTCAAAACGGAACAAATCCTGTAGATAAAATCCATCTATCCCATACTTCTCAAATATAGCCGCTCCCAAGCCCATTCGATAGGCACCAACAATCAACTGACGATCATTGTCCCAAAGAAACATGTGGTGATAATAGGTATCAAAAGTATCTAAATCGATGGCCTCGTTGGTTCCCTCACCTACTTCCCTAAAGGTTATTTCACGCAGTCTTCCTATTTCACGCAAACTATTGGGAATGGCATTGGCAGGAGCTAAAAACACCTCATAATTCTTACTCTGCAGTAACCTCATGTCATTTTCACGCAAGGCATCTACTTCCGCAACCATAATGTCCCGAGCTATTGGCGTTACAATGCGTTTAGGTGGTTTGGTTGCTTTTAACGTTGTAGAAAAATTGCTAAGAAACTTCCCTTTTTCATCAAATGAATTTGAGAGTATATAGGTCTTTCTTCTCAGAAATTCCGAATAGCTTTCCAGAGTCAAGTGCTCCTTTTGCTCACTAACAGGAATAGGTCGACCAATTCTAACCTTAATCACCCGACGTTTTTGCGTCAACAGCTCTGATGGCAGTTTTGCAGTCCTAAACGTATCGTTGATTTTAGACAGTTCGTAAAACAACTTACTGTTTTTGGCATGAAAATAAATTGGAACTACGGGAACCTCTGCTTTTTTAACCAATTTCATAGCAGCCGCTTCCCATGGTTTATCTACCACCAGTTTACCGTCTCTATAGGTAGATACTTCTCCAGCCGGGAAAATCCCGAGAGGATGCCCATCCTTTAAATGTTTGATAGCTGTTTTAAATCCTGCCAAACTTGACTTTACATCCTTACGATCTTCAAAAGGATTTACCGGTAAAATATAGTTTTTAAGGGGTTCTATTCTATGTAAAAGGAAATTGGCGATGATCTTAAAATCCTGACGTTGCTCCAACATCAACTTCAACAACAAGATCCCATCTATTCCGCCTAAGGGGTGATTGGATACCGTGATATAGGCCCCATCCTTGGGCAAACGCTTTAAATCTTCCTCTGGAATTTCAAATTTAATCTGAAATTCCTCAAGAATTCTATCCAAAAATTCAAGTTCACTAAAGTGCTTATTTCGATTGTAAATTTTATTCAACTTGGAGATTTTGAGCATCTTCATCAATACCCAACCCGAAAAAGTCCCTACAAATCCGTACTTGTCCATTTGTATGGCCTTGGCTACTTCCTTAGCACTTACCAAACCAGAATTTTGTTGTTTAGTCATAATGACAAATGTACTAAATAGTTCAATTGGTTACCATCTGCACCGTATCTTGGGTTAATTGTTTCAAGAGCAGTGTTTTGCCCTCCTCCAAGGCCTTGATTGCCGCATCATTATAGTGCCTAACCGTGTACAAAGAGACGTTTTTATGGCAAGTAACCTTAAAATTCGCCTTCAAATCCTGTAACAGCTTGTCCAAATTGTCATATAAATTATCCACGCAAACGGAAAAGCTGATAGCAGAGTTTTGAATAACGTCTACCTTCATTTTGTAAGTATGTAACAAGTTGAAAATGGCGCTGATATTGTCTTCTACGATGTATGAAAAATCTAATGAAGACAGGGAGATCAACACTTGATTTTTCTTTACTATAAAGCATGGTACCTTTGGCTCAATATCGACACCCTTGCAAACTGTGGTCCCTTGCTCTTTTGGATTCAAAAAAGATTTTACTTTTAGCGGGATTTCCTTTCGTTGCAAAGGTTGTAACGTTTTGGGATGAATTACCGAAGCCCCATAAAAAGCCAATTCTATCGCTTCACTATAGGAAATCCTATTTAATAATTGTGCGTGTTCAAAATATCTAGGATCGGCATTTAAAACCCCTGCCACATCTTTCCAAATGGTAACACTTTCAGCATTTAAACAGTAGGCAAAAATAGCAGCCGTATAATCGCTCCCTTCACGCCCCAAAGTAGTGGTAAAATTATTGGCATCGCTACCTAAAAACCCTTGCGTAATATTTAAAACATCTGGCTTTACTTGCTTAGTAATATTGGTTTGAGTGTCTTCCCAATTTACATTTGCCTTACGATAGTAATTATCTGTTTTGATACAGTTTCGAACATCCAACCAGGTATTTGCCAAACCAATAGTAATGAGATATTCACTAACAATGGTTGTGGACACCAACTCCCCATAACAAATGGATTGATCATACACATAGTTATAATCTGGTGACTTGTTCCTATCGAAAAACTCTGAAAGTTCATTAAATAGCAATGTTACCTTTTGAAAAACAGGATGCTGTTCTTGCTCAAATAGCTCCAGTAAAATTTCATTATGATATTTTTTAACCTCTTGAAGAGAGGATTGCAATTCTGTTGGTTTATGAAAGTAATTGTGTACCACAGTCTCTAAAGCATTGGTAGTTTTGCCCATAGCGGACACCACAATCAAAGTATTTTCAACACCAACCTGCTGCAACACCGACACAAGATTTTTAACACCTTTAGCATCTTTAACCGATGCACCTCCAAACTTAAATATCTGCATCCTACAATCTTGAAATATAATTTGCTATTCCTTGTTCATCCAAATGCACCACATCCCAATCGCGTTTTACATCGGCACCTTTGCTCTCATAAAAGTCTATGGCAGGTGTATTCCAATCCAACACTTCCCAACAAATCCGTTTTACTCCCAAGTCATTACCATACTTAATAACTTCATCCAAAAGTTTGGTTCCCAATCCATGCCCACGCATGCTTTGTCTCACAATAAGGTCTTCTAGATGCAGCACGACACCTTTCCACGTAGAAAAACGTGTGTATACCAAGGCAATCCCTTCTACAGCGCCATCAACTTCGGCCACAAAACAATGAAAATTGGGGTTAGTACCAAACCCTTTATGTTCCAATTCTTCTACGGTAACTTCCACAGCATCGGGTTCTTTCTCAAAAACTGCCAATTCATGAATGAGCTCAAGAACCTTGGGCATATCTGATTTAACGGCTTCTCTAATTGTACAATTCATAATATTCGATATCTAAATTCAAATATAATTTAAAGTTAAGGATATGCTGGGACAAATTGTCCACGAAAACGTTGTAGTTGCGTAAAATTCTACGATATTTGCACAAACAAAAGGATCAACTTTCATGTCTCACAAACATCAAACTCTTGGAGAGTTTATCATAGAAAATCAAGCCGCATTTAAATATTCATCAGGAGAGCTATCAAGACTTATCAATTCCATCCGATTGGCCGCCAAAGTTGTTAACCACGAGGTAAACAAAGCAGGACTGGTAGATATTATTGGCGCTGCAGGCGAAACCAACATTCAAGGAGAAGACCAACAAAAACTGGATGTTTTAGCCAACGAAAAGTTTATACAAACACTTACCAACCGTAATATTGTTTGTGGTATTGCCAGTGAAGAAGAAGACGATTTCATCTCCATCAACTCACAGGACGAAAACAACCAAAACAAATACGTTGTGCTTATAGACCCTTTGGACGGATCGTCCAATATTGATGTAAACGTGTCTGTAGGAACCATTTTTTCGGTTTACAGACGTGTAACACCAGTTGGCACACCAGTAACCATTGAGGATTTTCTTCAGAAAGGAAATCAACAAGTTGCAGCTGGTTATGTGGTTTATGGTACTTCTACCATGCTCGTTTATACAACGGGAGCAGGAGTAAACGGATTCACTTTAAACCCAGCTATTGGCACCTTCTACCTCTCTCATCCAAATATGCAATTTCCATTGGATGGAAACATCTATTCGGTAAACGAAGGGAATTATATCCACTTCCCTCAAGGCATCAAGGATTATATAAAATATTGCCAGAAGGAAGAGGGAGACAGACCTTACACTTCTAGGTATATAGGATCATTGGTATCCGATTTCCATAGAAACATGATTAAAGGCGGTATTTATATGTATCCTAAATGCTCACCTAAAACCAATGGAAAGTTGCGTTTGCTATATGAATGTAACCCTATGGCATTTTTAGCAGAACAAGCCAACGGCAAGGCCAGTGATGGTTATACCAGAATAATGGACATACAACCTACCGAATTGCACGAACGTGTTCCATTTATTTGCGGCAGTAGGAACATGGTAGAAAAAGCAGAAGAATTTATTCAACTAGCCGACCCTAAATAAAAAAAGCGAACCAAATTGGTTCGCTTTTCTTTTTGATATGTTGAAGCAATTATTTGTTCATTGCTTTCATTTCATCCTTAAAGATTTCAATATCTACACCTTCCTTTACCAAATGTAAAGCTTTATCTGTGATGTATTTGGCATTGTCCGGTCTAAAACCAAGACCTACACAAAATTTCTCTAACATGTTCACTTGGTCATCAGATTGGATATGGTCAACCCACACCATTCTAGCCAAATCAAACAAACGCTCCAAACGTAATTCATAAGAAGTTGGAGGATTAATTGGATGTGTTTTATAGTCCTTTAGTATTGTAGCATATTCATGGTCATCAATACCTAAGTTTCTTGCCAATCTATCTAAAAACGCACGTTCTTCTTCATTAATAATTCCGTCACTCATAGCAACCCTTACAATCGCTGCAAAATGATCTTCATTACGTTTTTTAAATCCACTGTCAAATAAATCTGAAATCGACATATATTCTCTTTTTTAAAAGTCGTGCAAATATAGTTAAACTTGTAGGCTTTTAAAACATAATTTTTGCTTTTTTGAAAGCTCACATCCAAAGCACTTCACTACAACCAATAAACCACTCAAAACACTATAAAACAACCAAATAAAAACACTCCAAACCAATAAAAAACAACAACTCAAAAAGACCTAGCAATCCTTAACAGCAAAATTCACCCACCCATTTTGCCATCCTTTTTGGAATAAAACCAACATATAAAAGACAACATTTTCAAAACATATAGCCTTTTGAAGCCTAAAGCATAATTCAAATCTAAACTTTATATTTGCATAAAATATTCTGCCTTGAGTAAAACTGTTCTCTCGCAAACCTATGCACAGATGTTGCAAACGCAAAATCTGCAGACTGCTATTGCCAAAAATCAACAAACAGACGCCTTAAACACCTCTCCCAAAACACACGTGAAGGGATTAGTAGGCTCGTCTTTTTCTTTTGTAGTTGCTGAAACCTTTCAGCAAACAGACCAACCCTTTTTATTGGTTTTTAACGACAAGGAAGAAGCTGCCTTTTACCTCAACGATTTAGAATTATTATTGGGAGACAAGGATGTACTGTTCTATCCTGGTAGCTATAGACGCCCTTACCAAATCGAAGAAACAGACAATGCCAATGTATTGTTGAGAGCAGAGGTTTTAAACCGAATCAATTCCAGAAAAAAACCTGCCGTAATTGTCACCTATCCAGATGCCCTCTTTGAAAAGGTAGTAACTAGGAAAGAACTAGAGAAAAACACGCTTAAAATTTCGGTGAACGATAAACTTTCCATCGATTTTGTAAACGAGGTGCTATTTGAGTACAAATTTAAACGTGTAGATTTTGTAACCGAGCCGGGAGAATTTTCGGTGAGAGGAGGAATTGTGGACGTCTTTTCATTTTCGCATGATGAACCTTATCGCATTGAGTTTTTTGGTGATGAAGTAGACAGTATAAGGACCTTTGATGTCGAGAGCCAACTATCGACAGAACAGATCAAGAAAATAACCATAATCCCTAACGTTGCCAACAAACTCCTTGAAGAAAGCCGTCAGAGTTTTTTCAACTATATCTCTAAGAAATCGGTCGTTTTTATCAAAAATGCCGACATGCTTTTTGGCCGTATTGATGAGTTTTTTAAAAAGGCGGAAGAGGCCTTTGAAAAATTAGGTACAGAAATAAAGCATGCCACACCTGAAGAATTGTTTTGCCATTCACAACTGTTTAAAAAGCAACTTTTAGACTTTTCAATTGTTGAATTTGGAGCGTCTTCATTCTTCACTGCAGGATCTGCTAACAAAGAAGTGGTTTACAATACCACCCCTCAGCCGTCTTTCAACAAACAATTTGAATTATTAATAGACGATTTAAACAATAACCATAATAAAGGTTACACCAATTATATTGCCTGTGTAAGTGAGCAACAGGCCAAACGTTTCCATGATATTTTTGACGACATGGATCAAGAGGTACATTACGAAACCATTGTACTTTCCTTATATCAAGGGTTTGTAGATCACGACAACAAAATCACCTGCTATACCGACCATCAAATTTTTGAGCGCTATCATAAATTCCAACTTAAAAATGGCTACGCCAAAAAGCAGGCCATTACCCTTAAGGAACTTACCAATTTGGATATTGGCGACTATGTCACCCACATTGACCATGGCATTGGAAAATTTGGGGGGCTTCAAAAAATTGAAGTTGAAGGCAAAAAACAGGAAGCCATCAAGCTCATTTATGGCGAGCGTGATGTTCTGTACCTTAGCATTCATTCCCTACATAAAATTACCAAGTTTAACGGCAAGGACGGGAAACCTCCAAAAGTATACAAGCTAGGAAGCAAGGCTTGGAAAACCCTCAAACAAAAAACAAAGTCTAGGGTTAAGGAAATAGCCTTTAATTTAATTCAACTTTATGCCAAGCGAAAACTAGAAAAAGGATTTCAATACAATCCAGACAGTTATCTACAGCATGAGCTGGAGGCCTCTTTCCTCTACGAAGATACTCCAGATCAAAGTACCGCTACGGCCGATATTAAATCCGATATGGAAAGTGAGCGCCCAATGGACCGCTTGGTTTGTGGGGATGTTGGTTTTGGAAAAACCGAGGTGGCCATCCGGGCCGCTTTTAAAGCTGTTGACAATGGAAAACAGGTGGCCGTTTTGGTACCAACCACTATTTTGGCTTACCAACACTACCGTACTTTTCGGGAACGATTAAAGGATTTCCCTGTTACGGTTGATTATGTTAACCGTTTTAGAACAACCAAAGAAAAACGCACAACTTTGGAGAGTTTAGCCAGTGGCGGTGTTGATATCATTATTGGGACACATCAATTGGCTAACAAAACGGTGAAGTTTAAAAATCTTGG
Coding sequences within it:
- a CDS encoding TM2 domain-containing protein, which translates into the protein MSDEKSLGDDLNDMLGDAKKTAKKAAGKAEEFGKEAQGSAKEFGKEAEEATREFRESAKEAFEKTTGSNKKVLAGVLAILLGGFGIHKFVLNYTKEGLILLLTTVVLSLFSFGFLGFLVWVFTVIEGIIYLTKTDGEFYKTYQLGKKPWF
- a CDS encoding lysophospholipid acyltransferase family protein; translation: MTKQQNSGLVSAKEVAKAIQMDKYGFVGTFSGWVLMKMLKISKLNKIYNRNKHFSELEFLDRILEEFQIKFEIPEEDLKRLPKDGAYITVSNHPLGGIDGILLLKLMLEQRQDFKIIANFLLHRIEPLKNYILPVNPFEDRKDVKSSLAGFKTAIKHLKDGHPLGIFPAGEVSTYRDGKLVVDKPWEAAAMKLVKKAEVPVVPIYFHAKNSKLFYELSKINDTFRTAKLPSELLTQKRRVIKVRIGRPIPVSEQKEHLTLESYSEFLRRKTYILSNSFDEKGKFLSNFSTTLKATKPPKRIVTPIARDIMVAEVDALRENDMRLLQSKNYEVFLAPANAIPNSLREIGRLREITFREVGEGTNEAIDLDTFDTYYHHMFLWDNDRQLIVGAYRMGLGAAIFEKYGIDGFYLQDLFRFEPELYKMMSQSIEMGRAFIIKEYQQKPMPLFLLWKGIVHTTLRFPEHKYLIGGVSISNQFSNFSKSLMIEFMKSHYYDPYVAQYVRPKKEFKVKLKDADKDFVFDETEADLNKFDKIIDEVEPGALRLPVLLKKYIKQNAKLVAFNVDPLFNNAVDGLMYIKIADLPESTVRPVMEEFQAELEQKLSEQNDVESAG
- a CDS encoding aspartate kinase, which gives rise to MQIFKFGGASVKDAKGVKNLVSVLQQVGVENTLIVVSAMGKTTNALETVVHNYFHKPTELQSSLQEVKKYHNEILLELFEQEQHPVFQKVTLLFNELSEFFDRNKSPDYNYVYDQSICYGELVSTTIVSEYLITIGLANTWLDVRNCIKTDNYYRKANVNWEDTQTNITKQVKPDVLNITQGFLGSDANNFTTTLGREGSDYTAAIFAYCLNAESVTIWKDVAGVLNADPRYFEHAQLLNRISYSEAIELAFYGASVIHPKTLQPLQRKEIPLKVKSFLNPKEQGTTVCKGVDIEPKVPCFIVKKNQVLISLSSLDFSYIVEDNISAIFNLLHTYKMKVDVIQNSAISFSVCVDNLYDNLDKLLQDLKANFKVTCHKNVSLYTVRHYNDAAIKALEEGKTLLLKQLTQDTVQMVTN
- a CDS encoding GNAT family N-acetyltransferase: MNCTIREAVKSDMPKVLELIHELAVFEKEPDAVEVTVEELEHKGFGTNPNFHCFVAEVDGAVEGIALVYTRFSTWKGVVLHLEDLIVRQSMRGHGLGTKLLDEVIKYGNDLGVKRICWEVLDWNTPAIDFYESKGADVKRDWDVVHLDEQGIANYISRL
- the fbp gene encoding class 1 fructose-bisphosphatase, translating into MSHKHQTLGEFIIENQAAFKYSSGELSRLINSIRLAAKVVNHEVNKAGLVDIIGAAGETNIQGEDQQKLDVLANEKFIQTLTNRNIVCGIASEEEDDFISINSQDENNQNKYVVLIDPLDGSSNIDVNVSVGTIFSVYRRVTPVGTPVTIEDFLQKGNQQVAAGYVVYGTSTMLVYTTGAGVNGFTLNPAIGTFYLSHPNMQFPLDGNIYSVNEGNYIHFPQGIKDYIKYCQKEEGDRPYTSRYIGSLVSDFHRNMIKGGIYMYPKCSPKTNGKLRLLYECNPMAFLAEQANGKASDGYTRIMDIQPTELHERVPFICGSRNMVEKAEEFIQLADPK
- a CDS encoding TerB family tellurite resistance protein, whose amino-acid sequence is MSISDLFDSGFKKRNEDHFAAIVRVAMSDGIINEEERAFLDRLARNLGIDDHEYATILKDYKTHPINPPTSYELRLERLFDLARMVWVDHIQSDDQVNMLEKFCVGLGFRPDNAKYITDKALHLVKEGVDIEIFKDEMKAMNK